A single genomic interval of Nocardioides nitrophenolicus harbors:
- a CDS encoding GTP cyclohydrolase II, whose translation MTICPTRAPGSHATPLAPSAPLAPLAPSAPLAPSAVPTAAVRTQVVVPLRFPDGYRTVADVVTFDGLVDGKEHLLLGLGPWRERLDALAAGGPAPLVRPHSECLTGDVFGSERCDCGPQLREAVERITEEGGFLLYLRQEGRGIGLYAKLDAYALQDAGLDTYEANVALGRGEDERDYRAAAQMLRAVGADRIRLLSNNPDKARQLAGYGVAVDERVPTGVHLSAANERYLTVKRDHTAHTLDLGGLSA comes from the coding sequence ATGACCATCTGCCCCACCCGCGCGCCCGGCTCCCACGCCACGCCGCTCGCGCCCTCCGCGCCGCTCGCGCCGCTCGCGCCCTCCGCGCCGCTCGCGCCCTCCGCGGTGCCGACCGCCGCCGTGCGCACCCAGGTCGTCGTACCGCTGCGCTTCCCCGACGGCTACCGGACCGTCGCCGACGTGGTGACCTTCGACGGCCTGGTCGACGGCAAGGAGCACCTGCTGCTCGGCCTCGGTCCCTGGCGCGAGCGGCTCGACGCGCTCGCGGCCGGCGGCCCGGCGCCGCTGGTGCGGCCCCACAGCGAGTGCCTCACCGGCGACGTGTTCGGCTCCGAGCGCTGCGACTGCGGCCCGCAGCTGCGCGAGGCCGTCGAGCGGATCACCGAGGAGGGCGGATTCCTGCTCTACCTGCGCCAGGAGGGCCGCGGCATCGGGCTGTACGCCAAGCTCGACGCGTACGCCCTCCAGGACGCCGGTCTCGACACCTACGAGGCCAATGTCGCGCTCGGCCGGGGCGAGGACGAGCGCGACTACCGCGCCGCGGCGCAGATGCTGCGGGCCGTGGGCGCGGACCGGATCCGGCTGCTGAGCAACAACCCCGACAAGGCGCGCCAGCTCGCCGGGTACGGCGTGGCCGTCGACGAGCGGGTGCCGACCGGGGTGCACCTCTCGGCGGCCAACGAGCGCTACCTGACCGTCAAGCGCGACCACACCGCCCACACCCTCGACCTCGGCGGTCTGTCGGCATGA
- a CDS encoding pirin family protein has product MSVEIRRGTARFVERERGRLSHHGFSFGPHLDPERLSFGPMVCHDDHVLGRDTGFEEHPHEGLEIITWVVSGSVVHRDGTGAEEVLAAGDCGVLSAGAGVRHAEVAGPDGPARFVQVWLRPDDPELAPTYARATVPAAPGAGLVRAVGDGGPLSVGVAGAGLDVVRLGAGETVALPAATRVHAFLTTGALLRSSLAEPLAAGDALCVSDGADGPSYQLTAGVPTEILVWSFA; this is encoded by the coding sequence GTGAGCGTGGAGATCCGCAGGGGAACCGCCCGGTTCGTCGAACGAGAGCGCGGCCGGCTGAGCCACCACGGCTTCTCGTTCGGCCCGCACCTCGACCCCGAGCGGCTCTCGTTCGGTCCGATGGTGTGCCACGACGACCACGTCCTGGGCCGCGACACCGGCTTCGAGGAGCACCCCCACGAGGGCCTCGAGATCATCACCTGGGTGGTGTCCGGCTCGGTCGTGCACCGCGACGGCACCGGCGCCGAGGAGGTCCTCGCGGCCGGTGACTGCGGCGTGCTGTCGGCCGGCGCGGGCGTGCGCCACGCCGAGGTCGCCGGCCCCGACGGACCGGCCCGGTTCGTGCAGGTGTGGCTGCGGCCCGACGACCCCGAGCTGGCGCCCACCTACGCGCGGGCGACGGTGCCCGCGGCGCCCGGCGCCGGCCTGGTCCGGGCGGTCGGCGACGGCGGACCACTGTCGGTCGGCGTCGCCGGCGCCGGCCTCGACGTCGTCCGGCTCGGCGCGGGCGAGACCGTGGCCCTGCCGGCCGCCACGCGGGTGCACGCCTTCCTCACCACCGGCGCGCTGCTCCGCTCGTCGCTGGCCGAGCCGCTCGCCGCGGGCGACGCGCTGTGCGTGAGCGACGGGGCCGACGGGCCGTCGTACCAGCTCACGGCGGGGGTGCCGACCGAGATCCTGGTCTGGTCGTTCGCCTGA
- a CDS encoding MarR family winged helix-turn-helix transcriptional regulator translates to MSEETRWLDPAEMAAWLPLVRLVQELPQAIDRRLREEVGITHTYYAMLATLSAAPDRMVTMGELARLTATSPSRLTHAVAVLEERGWVTKAHCPSDRRSQFAVLTDEGQALLDRIAPGHLAQVRELVFDRLTPEQVRSLAEIATALVDPVEAFGEA, encoded by the coding sequence ATGAGCGAGGAGACCCGCTGGCTGGACCCGGCCGAGATGGCCGCCTGGCTGCCGCTGGTCCGGCTGGTCCAGGAGCTCCCACAGGCGATCGACCGGCGGCTGCGCGAGGAGGTCGGCATCACGCACACCTACTACGCGATGCTCGCCACCCTCTCGGCCGCACCCGACCGGATGGTGACCATGGGCGAGCTCGCCCGGCTGACGGCGACCAGCCCGTCGCGGCTCACCCACGCGGTCGCCGTCCTGGAGGAGCGCGGCTGGGTCACCAAGGCGCACTGTCCCAGCGACCGTCGCAGCCAGTTCGCCGTGCTCACCGACGAGGGCCAGGCGCTGCTCGACCGGATCGCCCCCGGCCACCTGGCCCAGGTCCGCGAGCTGGTCTTCGACCGGCTCACGCCGGAGCAGGTGCGCAGCCTCGCCGAGATCGCCACCGCGCTCGTCGACCCGGTCGAGGCGTTCGGCGAGGCCTGA
- a CDS encoding GH1 family beta-glucosidase yields MGDRVGDLAGRLPADFRFGTSTASYQIEGAVDEDGRGRSIWDTFCAEPGRVVDGSSGAVACDHYHRWPEDVALLRTLGAPGYRFSIAWPRIQPTGSGAVNQAGLDFYDRLVDGLLEAGLKPMATLYHWDLPQALEDDGGWLNRATVERFADYAAIVGERLADRVTDWVPVNEPNVVTLMGYAVAMHAPGKALMFDALPAGHHLLVAHGRAAIALRAAGATSIGCANNHAPIWPASDDPADVGAAKLFDTLWNGHYLEGMLLGRYADELMMLLEPHVRDGDFATMRQPLDFYGVNYYNPMRIAAAGETAELPFEFREVLGYPMTDFGWPVVPDALREWLITFRARFRAAVPPIMITESGCAYGVGPDEHGVVDDHQRVDYHALHLAAVAEAIERGVDVRGYYAWSLIDNFEWSEGYTQRFGLVHVDYETQRRTPKRSFGWYADLVAEHARRGASA; encoded by the coding sequence GTGGGGGACAGGGTGGGAGATCTCGCCGGCCGTTTACCGGCCGACTTCAGGTTCGGCACCAGCACGGCGTCGTACCAGATCGAGGGTGCCGTCGACGAGGACGGACGCGGCCGGTCGATCTGGGACACCTTCTGCGCCGAGCCGGGCCGGGTGGTCGACGGGTCGAGCGGCGCGGTCGCGTGCGACCACTACCACCGGTGGCCCGAGGACGTGGCGCTCCTGCGCACCCTCGGCGCCCCCGGCTACCGGTTCTCGATCGCCTGGCCCCGGATCCAGCCCACCGGGTCCGGTGCGGTCAACCAGGCCGGGCTCGACTTCTACGACCGGCTCGTCGACGGCCTGCTCGAGGCCGGCCTCAAGCCGATGGCGACGCTCTACCACTGGGACCTCCCGCAGGCCCTCGAGGACGACGGCGGCTGGCTCAACCGCGCGACCGTCGAGCGCTTCGCCGACTACGCCGCGATCGTCGGGGAGCGCCTCGCCGACCGGGTCACCGACTGGGTCCCGGTCAACGAGCCCAACGTCGTGACCCTGATGGGCTACGCCGTCGCGATGCACGCGCCCGGCAAGGCGCTGATGTTCGACGCGCTGCCCGCCGGCCACCACCTGCTGGTCGCCCACGGCCGGGCCGCGATCGCGCTCCGGGCGGCCGGCGCCACGAGCATCGGCTGCGCCAACAACCACGCGCCGATCTGGCCGGCCAGCGACGACCCCGCCGACGTCGGCGCCGCGAAGCTGTTCGACACGCTGTGGAACGGCCACTACCTCGAGGGCATGCTGCTCGGCCGGTACGCCGACGAGCTGATGATGCTGCTCGAGCCGCACGTGCGCGACGGCGACTTCGCGACGATGCGCCAGCCGCTCGACTTCTACGGCGTCAACTACTACAACCCGATGCGGATCGCGGCCGCCGGCGAGACCGCGGAGCTGCCGTTCGAGTTCCGTGAGGTGCTCGGGTACCCGATGACCGACTTCGGCTGGCCGGTCGTGCCCGACGCGCTGCGGGAGTGGCTGATCACCTTCCGCGCGCGCTTCCGGGCCGCCGTGCCTCCGATCATGATCACCGAGTCCGGCTGCGCCTACGGCGTGGGTCCCGACGAGCACGGCGTGGTCGACGACCACCAGCGCGTCGACTACCACGCGCTGCACCTGGCCGCCGTCGCCGAGGCGATCGAGCGCGGCGTCGACGTGCGCGGTTACTACGCCTGGTCGCTCATCGACAACTTCGAGTGGTCCGAGGGCTACACCCAGCGCTTCGGCCTGGTCCACGTCGACTACGAGACCCAGCGGCGTACGCCGAAGCGCTCGTTCGGCTGGTACGCCGACCTGGTGGCCGAGCACGCCCGGCGCGGCGCCTCGGCCTGA
- a CDS encoding TetR/AcrR family transcriptional regulator, translating to MVDVANVAKWVDSTVRRRNAKEALESDARRAQVVQAAVDAIEEGGGQVGMGAIAERAGIPRPNVYRHFASKEQLDAEVARFAATELLRRVRPHLATPGTPVEIVRGLIAPCVAWAAEHPHLFRFLAAQQQTKALHRARLGRTRLLSEIADAARAYLSETSLSTDPPEGVLVGVMGMVDASIIWWFDHHDESQEQLVDRLTRQVVAVLVDALAQAGLVVPDDLVLRPVAAKSQN from the coding sequence ATGGTCGACGTGGCGAACGTGGCGAAGTGGGTCGACTCGACCGTGCGCCGGCGCAACGCCAAGGAGGCGCTCGAGAGCGACGCCCGTCGGGCCCAGGTCGTCCAGGCCGCGGTCGACGCGATCGAGGAGGGCGGTGGGCAGGTCGGGATGGGCGCGATCGCCGAGCGTGCCGGCATCCCGCGGCCCAACGTCTACCGGCACTTCGCGAGCAAGGAGCAGCTCGACGCCGAGGTCGCCCGGTTCGCCGCGACCGAGCTGCTGCGCCGGGTCCGGCCGCACCTCGCGACGCCGGGTACGCCGGTCGAGATCGTCCGCGGCCTGATCGCGCCGTGCGTCGCGTGGGCCGCCGAGCATCCCCACCTGTTCCGCTTCCTCGCCGCCCAGCAGCAGACCAAGGCCCTGCACCGCGCGCGCCTGGGCCGCACCCGGCTGCTCAGCGAGATCGCCGACGCCGCCCGCGCGTACCTGAGCGAGACCTCGCTCTCCACCGACCCGCCCGAGGGCGTCCTCGTCGGCGTGATGGGGATGGTCGACGCGAGCATCATCTGGTGGTTCGACCACCACGACGAGTCCCAGGAGCAGCTCGTCGACCGGCTCACCCGACAGGTGGTGGCCGTCCTCGTCGACGCGCTGGCGCAGGCCGGGCTGGTCGTGCCCGACGACCTGGTGCTGCGGCCGGTCGCCGCGAAGTCGCAGAACTGA